The genomic stretch TGGAAGTAACCGACAAAGAAGAAAACACTTCTGTGGAGTACTATTCGGCAAAAACCGGACTTAAACTAAAAGAAGAGAGCACTGAAGAAGGCCCACAAGGCCCTATGACTGTTTCTCAAACTTATGGTGATTACAAGGCAGTAAAAGGTGTAATGTTTCCTCACACAATGGTGATGGACCAAGGCCAGCAAATCAAACTGACCGTAACTGATCTTAAAGTAAACTCAGGATTAAAAGATTCAGAATTTACTAAATAGACTTAGCTTTATTATAATCGAAGAGCGGCATTACCGAAAGGGAGTGCCGCTTTTTTTTTAGCTCCGGCAGCGGTCTTGATCTAAATTTTGAAAATTAAAACTCTAAACAAATTCAAAAAATCTAAAGCCTAAAAAATCAAAACATTTAGCAGACTTGTCTTTTGGAGCTTTGAATTTCCTTGTTTGAGAGCTTGTTTAGATTTTAGAGCTTCGTGCTTAGAATTTAATTTTTCTTCTCCCTGTATTTCCTCCTTGCATTCACCACATAAACTCCTAGCAAAATAGCTCCCATTCCAAAAACGTGGTCAATTCCAATATTTTCACCATCTACCAAGCCCCAAATAAGTGCCACCAAGGGAATCAAATAAGTAACGGATGAAGCAAAAAGCGAGTCGGTATTTTTAATCAAATAATTGAAAATAATAACCGCTAAACTTGAACCTACTATTCCTAAAATAGCCACATAAGAAAGACTAATCCACGCCTGATCATCCGTTTGCATAATATGGAGAAAGTCTGTGGTGAAAACATAAATAGTGGCAGGGATACCCACAAATAGCAAACTCAACAATGTGATGGTTAAAGAGTCTAAATGCTTAAGCCATGAGCTGAGAGTATTGATGGAAATAGCATAACACAAGGTTGCTAAAATCGGTAGCGCCCCATACTGTAGTTTTGTTGGGTCAATTTCAATACCTGGTATCAGCAGCCAAACAGCCCCGGCCAATCCTATTAAAATTCCAACGACAGAAGGAATACCAACTTTGGCTTTATAGAAAAGCACGCCTATTATTAAAGTAAAAAGCGGAACCAAGGAATTGAGAATCCCTACCAAACCACTGTCCAATTTGGTAACAGCCAATGGAAATAAAAGGTATGGAATTGCATTTCCTAAAAGTCCAACCACGAGTAATGGAAGAATATCTTTTTTACGAAGAAATCGCAATCGCCTAAAGGCAATAACGAAGGTGAACCAAAAAGCAAGCGACACCCGAATCATCCCAATTTGGCTATAGGAAAAGGATTGCAAGCCGTATTTCATTAAAATAAAGGAGCTCCCCCAAATAAGTGCAAGCAGCGCGAACAACGCCCACGCCTGCCAGTTTTTAGTGCTTTCGTTCATGGGGACGAAGGTAGGTTACAGTTGGCAATTTGCGGTTAGCAGTTTTTCAATTCGCAATTTGTAAACTCTAAATGCTAAAAACTAAACTCTAAACAAAGCAGAAAGTATTAAAAGTAAAATTTTAAACCATAATGTATCAGACATCTATCAAGGCTTTTACCTTTTGATATTTCCTCTTTCAAGTTTTGTTTAAGATTTAGAGTTTCGGGCTTAGGGTTTGCTTTTTGCAATCTGCTAATTGTAAACTCCTATCCCTCCAAAGTTCCTTCCGGCAAATCCTCTATTTTGATGTACATAAATCCATCCAGAGAATCATTAAAAAGAGGGTCTACATTAAAGCAAACCATACGTGAATTTTGCTTGAGGTATTTTTTGATGAGAATTGGAAAGCGTTTGTTCCCTGGCTCTATTTCTTCAATAATGCGGTCAAATTTATTGAGGTCATCATGACTGCTTTCAAATACGAGCTGGCGATATTTTTCATCCAGCTTAGGCTTAAATGGTTTTCGTGGACGAATGTGGTGGGCCAGTTCTTCATCGCCATAATGTTGAAATAAATATTCCACCATCAAAGATTTACTAAAACGTGAAAAGCTATTACTAATACTCGCACAGCCAGTGATGTACTTCAGCTCAGGGTGACGTAAAATAACCTGCACTATTCCTTTCCATAGGAGGAAAAGTGGCAATGGTTTTTGTTGCTGATTTTTCACCACAAAGGCACGGCCCATTTCCAAACTTTGCGAAAACATATCATAAGCGTACTCATCAACCTTGAAGAGGGTAGTTACATAAAAGCCTTTGATACCAAATCGCTTAAAAATTTCACTTCCGATACCCAAACGATACGCTCCGGCAATTTGTTTTTCTTCATTATCCCAAAGGATAAGATGCTCATAGTGATAGTCGTACTCATCCAAATCCAAAGGAAGATTGCTACCCTCACCTACATCCCTAAAAGTGATTTCGCGCAGGCGACCAATCTCTTTCAAAATAGATGGAATATTCTTGGATGCACTTATAAAAACGTCATAATTTTTTTGAGTAAACAAGTAGGTAGAAGTATTTCTCAAGCCCTCTATTTCCCTCTGTATTAATGAAGGATCAACCTCATCAATTATCGGCTGTGCTTCATCCGGCCTTCTTATAGGAAACAACTTTTTAGAAGGTGACAAAGCCTGACTTAAAAGATAAGTACGCTGTCGTAAGAATTCTGTGTAATGTTCAATATCAGGGTAACCAGCCTGCTCTTTTACAGAAATTTGACGACCTATGCGAATACCAATAGCCTTATTTTTTTGTTTCCTCAGCTCCGAAGGTAATTTGGCCGTACGAAGTGTTGGGTGCAACAAGGACAAAAGGTAGAAAAATGCACTATTTCTAGCTTTAAAATAAATAGGTACAACAGGAACTTTAACCCTCTGAATCATCTTCATT from Owenweeksia hongkongensis DSM 17368 encodes the following:
- a CDS encoding lysophospholipid acyltransferase family protein encodes the protein MGLVDKKDIARVVQLDKIGMSMLAKPIMDILRISDVNEVYEKFEELKGVEFIDALLDEFKVEFDYYEEELKRIPKEGPFITVSNHPLGGIDGIILIKLIEQVRPDYKVMANFLLQKVEPLQDYFIGVNPFENKDLKSSYSGVKASLDHLKEGKGLGIFPAGEVSTYKLDERKIRDKPWEESIMKMIQRVKVPVVPIYFKARNSAFFYLLSLLHPTLRTAKLPSELRKQKNKAIGIRIGRQISVKEQAGYPDIEHYTEFLRQRTYLLSQALSPSKKLFPIRRPDEAQPIIDEVDPSLIQREIEGLRNTSTYLFTQKNYDVFISASKNIPSILKEIGRLREITFRDVGEGSNLPLDLDEYDYHYEHLILWDNEEKQIAGAYRLGIGSEIFKRFGIKGFYVTTLFKVDEYAYDMFSQSLEMGRAFVVKNQQQKPLPLFLLWKGIVQVILRHPELKYITGCASISNSFSRFSKSLMVEYLFQHYGDEELAHHIRPRKPFKPKLDEKYRQLVFESSHDDLNKFDRIIEEIEPGNKRFPILIKKYLKQNSRMVCFNVDPLFNDSLDGFMYIKIEDLPEGTLEG
- a CDS encoding DMT family transporter, with product MNESTKNWQAWALFALLALIWGSSFILMKYGLQSFSYSQIGMIRVSLAFWFTFVIAFRRLRFLRKKDILPLLVVGLLGNAIPYLLFPLAVTKLDSGLVGILNSLVPLFTLIIGVLFYKAKVGIPSVVGILIGLAGAVWLLIPGIEIDPTKLQYGALPILATLCYAISINTLSSWLKHLDSLTITLLSLLFVGIPATIYVFTTDFLHIMQTDDQAWISLSYVAILGIVGSSLAVIIFNYLIKNTDSLFASSVTYLIPLVALIWGLVDGENIGIDHVFGMGAILLGVYVVNARRKYREKKN